The following DNA comes from Micromonospora chokoriensis.
GTGTACCTCGCCCAGCAGTCCATCCGCACGTTCTTCAACGTCAGCGAGCCGAGCCGGCACTACGTGAAGACCGCGCTGTCGGTGCTGAACATGGGCTTCATGCGGGGGTTGTCGGCCGCGTACATGGCGGCGACCCCGGCGATCAACGACTGGCTCGCCGACCTGATCGCGGGCGACGAGGTGCTGACCGGCACCGGGCTGACCGTGATCCGGGAGCGGGCCGCGGTGGGTTACCGGCACCGGCAGTACGAGGCGGCGACCGACCGCACCTCCCCGTACCGCAAGATGTTGGCCGCCCTGTGGCGCGAGAGCCCGGTGCCCGACCTGGCGCCGGGGCGTCGACTGTCCACCATGGCCGCGCTGCTGCACGTGGACAGCGAGGGTGGGTCGCTGGCGGCGGCGCTGATCACCCGGTCCGGGTTGACGCCCGAGGTGTGGCTGCGCCGTTACCTGGACGCCTACCTCACCCCGCTGCTGCACAGCTTCTACGCCCACGACCTGGCGTTCATGCCGCACGGCGAGAACGTCATCCTCGTCCTCGACGAGAACGACACCGTCGAGCGGGTGATCTTCAAGGACATCGCCGAGGAGATCGCGGTGATGAACGCCGACGTCGAGTTGCCGGAGGCGGTCGAGCGGATCCGGGTCGAGGTGCCCGACGACACCAAGCTGCTGACCATCTTCACCGACGTGGTGGACTGCTTCCTGCGCCACCTCAACGCGGTCCTGGTCGAGGCCGGCGTAATCGGTGAGGACGACCTCTGGCGTACGGTCGCGGCCTGCGCCGCCGACTACTTCGACCGGGTGCCGCACCTGGCCGAGCGGGTCCGCCACTACGACCTGTTCGCACCGGAGTTCACGCTCTCCTGCCTCAACCGGCTCCAACTGCGCAACAACCAGCAGATGATCGACCTGGCCGACCCGTCGGCGGCTCTCCAGTTCGTCGGCACCCTCACCAACCCCCTCGCCGCCCACGCCCCGGCCCGCTGACCGTGCCCGGGTCTGGTCAGGGGGCGTGCCAACGGGTGCAATGGGGCCCATGGGATTGTTGAGTACCGTGAGCCTGGTCGCCGCCACCGTCACCACCGGCCTGACCGCCGGGCTGTTCGCCGCCTTCGCGTACGCGGTCATGCCGGGGCTGGGCCGTGCCGATGACCGGACGTTGGTGCTCGCCATGCAACGGATCAACGAGTCGATCCTGAACGGCTGGTTCGCGGTCTGCTTCGGTGGCGCGCTGCTGTTCACGCTGCTGGCGGCGGCGCTGCACCTGGCCGCCGACCGCCGGGCCGCGCTGCCGTGGGTCGTCGCCGGGCTGCTGGCCTACCTGGTCGTGCTCGGCGTCACCGCGGTGGTCAACGTGCCGCTCAACAACGTGCTGGCCCGGGCCGGGGACGTCGACCAGGTCACCGACCTCGCGGCCCTGCGGGAGCGCTTCGAGACCACCTGGGTACGCGCCAACGTGGTCCGGGCCGTCGCGTCGACCGGGGCGTTCGGCCTGCTGGCCTGGGCCCTGGTGGTGGCGGGACGGCACTCCGGCTGAGTCGTTCCCGGCTCAGCCGGTCGTCTCCGCCGCACCGGCCTGCCGGAACGCGCGGGCCAACCGGGCCAGGTCGTGTCCGTCGAAGTGCTGGAGGAACCGGCGGCGTACGGCGGCCAGGTGGCTGGGCCAGGACTCTTCCAGGCGGGCGAAGCCCGCGTCGGTGAGGACGGCGTTCCAGCCCCGGGCGTCCTCCTCGCAACGCTCCCGCTTGACCAGACCCTGCGTCTCCAACCGGATGATCGTCCGGGTCATGCCACTGAGCGAGAGGTAGCAGAGCGCGGCGAGTTCGTGCATGCGCAGCCGGCGGTCCGGTGCCTCGGACAGGTTCATCAGGGCGGTGTACTCGGTGAGTGGTAGCTGACGGTCACCGACCATGTCCGCGTCGATCGTGCGGGGCAGCACGTACATGACCTGGCCCAGGGCACGGACCAAGGCCTCTTCATCAGGGGTGAGGGGTTGCGGAGTCTCTGCGGAGAGGTTGGACATCCTCATATCATACTTGTTTGACTGAGCAAATGGTTACCCTCCGTGTGACAACGACCATAGGCCGAGTATTTGCTTGACCAATCAAGCACCGGTTAGCGTTCTCGCCGTCAGGTAAGGACCCTCTGAAAGGCGCCACACATGACCAGGATCGGGATCATCCTCGGAAGCACCCGTCCGGGGCGTAACGGGGAAGCCGTCGCCCGCTGGGTGCTCGAGATCGCCAAGCAGCGCACCGACGCGGAGTACGAGCTGATCGACCTGCTCGACTACCAGCTGCCGCACCTCGACGAGGCGTACCCGCCCTCGATGGGCCAGTACTCCCAGCCGCACACCAAGCGGTGGGCCGAGACCATCGCCTCGTACGACGGCTTCGTCATCGTCACCCCCGAGTACAACCACTCCACCTCGGGTGCCCTGAAGAACGCCATCGACTTCCTGTACGCCGAGTGGAACAACAAGGCCGTCGGCTTCGTGAGCTACGGCTCGGTGGGCGGCGCGCGCGCCGTGGAGCACCTGCGGCTGATCTCCGGTGAGCTGCAGATGGCGGACGTGCGCTCGCAGGTCGCGCTGTCGCTCTTCACCGACTTCGAGAACTTCAGCACCTTCAAGCCCGGCCCGTTCCAGCAGGACGCGCTGACCACCACGCTCGACCAGGTGGTCGCCTGGAGCGCCGCGCTCGCTCCGCTGCGCAAGGCCTGACCGCTCTGCGTTTCCCGGAAACGGCCGTGGGGGATCCCCCACGGCCGTTTCCGTGCGTTCGGCAGTCGTGCCACCATCCAGTGCCATGAGTACACCGACCGCTGGCGCCGCTGGTAGGGCTCCGCTGTGGCGGGACCGCACCTTTGGCACGTACTGGATCGCGCAGTCGCTCTCGGCGGCCGGCGACTCGTTCGCCTACCTCGCGGTGCCGCTGCTGGTGCTCCAGGCGACCGGGTCGGTGGCGCGGATGGGCCTCCTCACCGCCGTCGCGGGCGCGGCGTCCGTCGCCGCCGGGGTCTTCGGCGGGGTGCTGGTCGACAGGTACGACCGCCGCACCCTGATGATCGTGGCGGACCTGACCCGGCTGGTGCTCTACGGCCTGGTGCCGTTGGTGTGGCTCGCCGGCCCACAGGTGTGGCTGCTCTTCGTCGTGCTGCCGATCTGCGAGGCGGCCGGCATGGTGTTCCAGGTCGCCGCGGTGACCGCCGTGCGCAACCTCGTCGACCGGGATCGGATTACCGAGGCCAACGGCCGGTTGCAGGCGACGTACGCGGCTGCCGCCGTCCTCGGGCCGCTGCTCGCCGGTGTGGTGGCGGCCCGCTTCGGCCCGGCGACCGCCGTCGCCGTCAACGCGGCGAGCTTCGCGCTCTCCGCGGCCGGACTGTGGCTGATCCGTCTGCGACCCGCGCCGGTCGACACCGCCCCGGTGGCCCGGGAGCGCCCGTTGGCCGAGTTCCTCGCTGGGGCGCGGTTCCTGTGGGGACAGCCCGTCCTGCGCGCGCTGACCGTTCTGTTGTCGGTCTTCATCTTCCTGACCTACGGCTTCGTCGACGTGCTGATCTACCACGTCACCCATGACCTGGGCGGCTCCGAGGGCACCGTCGGCACGGTGCTCGGTCTGGCGGCGCTGGGCACTGTCGCCGGCGCGCTGCTGGTGGCCCCGCTGCGCCGGCGACGCGGATTCGGCGCGACCTGGATCGGCGCGCACGCCGTCTGCGGTTTCGCGGTGGCGGGCGTCGGCATCGCGACGAGCGTGCCGGCGGTCACTGCGCTGACAGCGGTGTACCTGTGCTGTCTCAGCATCGGCGGGATCTGTTCGATGTCGCTGCGCCAGGAGATCACCCCCGACCACCTGCTCGGCCGGGTGACGTCGGCGTTCTGGAGCACGCACTACGCCCTCGGTCCCGCCGGCGCTGTCGTGCTGACCTGGGCCGCCGCCCGGTTCGGGGTCGCGGCCGTCACGCTCGCGGCGGGAGCGGGATGCCTGCTGGTGGCGGTCGCTGGCCTGTTCACCCCGGTCCGTCGTGCGGGCGTCTCGCCGGCTGCGGCGCAGCCGGGAGTCCGCGTCGCCCCGGCCGCCGGCACCGCAGGTGGTTGAGGCCCTTTCGAGCTGATGTCGCAAACGAATCACCCGGCGGAGGCGGCTCGCCCGGCTGGCAGCGAGCCGCCGGGCTGGCAGCGAGCCGCCGGGCTGGCAGCGAGCCGCCGGGCTGGCAGCGAGCCGCCGGGCTGGCAGCGAGCCGCCGGGCTGGCAGCGAGCCGCCGGGCTGGCAGCGAGCCGCCGGGCTGGCAGCGAGCCGCCGGGCTGGCAGCGAGCCGCCCGGTCGGCAGCGAGCCGCCTGATCGGACGCGACTCGCCTGGTCCAGCGAACCGCTCGGTCGGCCAGTGACTCGCCTGGTCGGCCAGTGACTCGCCTGGTCGGCCAGTGACTCGCCTGGTCGGCGGCGAGCCGCCTGGTCGGCGGCGAGCCGCCTGGTCGGCGGCGAGCCGCCTGGTCGGCGGCGATTCGGTTGTCGTGAGGGCGACTCGGTCGACGCCGGCGGGCACTGATTCGTTTGCGACATCAGCTCCAAAGGCGCCGACCGGCGCACTGCGGTCCTGAGCGGAGCGCTCCGGTCAGAACTCCTGGTACATGACGTGCAGGCCGACCCGGCCGAGGGTGGGGTGACGGAACGCCCCCGGCACCGTGCCGATCACCGCGAAGCCCTCCCGCCGGTACAGCTCCACCGCCGAGCGGTTGCTCTCCGCGACGGCGTTGAACTGCATGCCCGCGTACCCCTGCTCGCGGGCCCACCTCAGGGTGTCGCGGCACAGCGCGGTACCGACGCCCCGGCCCCGGGCGTCGGCGGCGACCATGAAGCTCGCCGTGGAGACGTGCGCGCCCGGCCCCGGTTTGTTGGTGCCCATCTTCGCGGTGCCGAGCACCCGCCCACCGTCCACCGCGACGACGGTGCGCCCCGGCGGGGCCTCGACCCACACGGCGTACGACTGCTCGGCGGTCATCGCCGGGTCGTAGGTGAAGGTCTCCTGAGCTCCAATCACCTCCTGGATGATCGGCCACACCTGCGACCAGTCCTCGTCGACGAACTCCCGAATCAGCACCGGGGGAGGTTAATCCCGCGACGATCCCTCGACAATCGGTTATCCCCTGCCGCCTACGAGGCGAGCGCGGCGATCTCCTCGTCGAGCAGACCCGCCAGTCGGGCATGCCGCCCCGGGTGGCTCTGTGCCGTCATGCCGCGGCTGGGCATCTCCACTGTCATCAGCAGGTAGAGGTGCAACCGGTACAGACCCAGGCGGGCGCGCGCGGAGGCGTCCAGCAGCAGCGGCTCGGCGGCGGCCGCCCGGTAGCCGCGCAGCAGCGGGTGCTCCGGTTCGTCCTCGACGCGCCGGAAGAGCAGCGGCGAGACCAGGTCCAGCAGCGGATCGCCGTAGAGGAAGCGCTCACCGTCCACCAGGCCCCGCAGCCGCAGCCGGCCGTCCGCGTCGGGCGCAGCCAGCACGTTGCCGTCCCAGCAGTCGAAGTGCAGCAACGCCGGGCGACGCACCTCGTCCAGCACGTCGGCGTGCCGCTGCACGAGCGCGTGCAGGCGCGCGGGCGGGAAGGGCAGCCGGACGTCCCAGTCGGACGCGTCGGCGAGCAGCGCGTCGAGCATCGCCGTGAACGCGGCCCGCCAGGTCGACCCGGAGGGCCGGTCGCCGGTGTAGCCGAACCGGTCGCCGGTGACCCGGTGCAACGCGGCGAGGGCCGCCCCGAGGTCGTGGCGCGCCGGGCCGTCGTCGACAGTGGCCGCGCCCTCGGCCAGGTCGGACAGCGACCGGCCGGGCAGCATCGTGGTGACCAACCATTCGCCGTACGTCGGGTCGACGCCGTGGTGCAGCACGACAGGCGTCGGCACCTCAGGGGCACGCCCGGCGACGATCCGGAAGTAGTCGGCCTCGGCCACGCAGAGCCCACGCTCGTAGCGCAGCAGCGGCGTCCCGGCCGGCGGCGCCAGCTTCAGCACCACCCGGCGGTCGTCGTCGAGCAACGCCCACCAGACCGTCGCGTATCCACCCCCGGTCAGTGGACCGGTGTCCCGCACCCGGGCGTGTGGCCCGAACGACGCGCCGACCAGGTGCCGTACGTCGGCGCTGGTGATGCGTCGTTGGGTCGGGCTGCCCCCGGTCACGTCGTCGTGTCCCCTCGCCGTGGGTGCGGCGTCGAGCCGGCGCTGGCACGGACGGAGGGCGGGACGGGCCCGGCGGTGTCCCGGCGGACCAGCTCGGCGGGGAGCACCTCGACCCGGGGCGTCGGCGCCCCGACGCCGAGCACCAGGGACATCGCGCGTGCCCCCATGTCCACGAGGGGCAGTCGCACAGTGGTCAGCGCCGGTGTCACGTCCCGGGCGATCGGCATGTCGTCGAAGCCCACCACCGAGGTCTGCTGCGGCACGGCCAGCCCGCGCGCTCGCAGGGTGGCGAGCGCGCCGATGGCCATCGAGTCGTTGAGCGCCACGATCGCGGTCAGCTCCGGGTCGGCGTCGAGCAGCCGGGCGGTCGCCTCCGCGCCCCCGTCGCGGTCGAACTCCGCGTACCGGATGCGCTGTTCCGGCAGCTCGCGGCCCTGTTCGGTGAGGGCCTGGCGGAGACCGGCCAACCGGTCGGTCGTGGTGGTCAGGATCCGTGGGCCGGCGACGACGCCGATCGCCCGGTGCCCCAGGCCGCACAGCTCCCGACCCGCCAGGTAGCCGCCGGTCCGGTTGTCCGGCATCACCGCGTCGCCGGAGTGCTCGTGCCGGCCGATCACCGCGACCCGCCCGCCGGTGGCCTCGTACGCGGCGAGCTTCTCGTTGAGCTGCCGGGTGAACGCCTCGTCGTGGTAGCCGGAGCCGGCCAGGATCAACGCCGCCACCTGGTGGCCGCGCAGCAGCTCCACGTACTCCAACTCACGGTCCGGGTCGCGGTAGCTGTTGCAGATCATCAGCAGTCGGCCCTGGTCGGTGGCGACGCGTTGCAGCCCACGGGTGATCTCGGCGAAGTACGGGTCGGAGACGTCGTGCACGATGACGCCCACCGCGCTGCGGTGCGAGCGGGCCAGCAGTTGGGCGTGCGCGTTCGGCACGTACTGCAACTCGGCGACGGCGGCGAGCACCCGCTCGCGCAGCTCGTCGGTGACCGGTTTGCTGCTGCCGTTGATGACGCGGGAGGCGGTGGCGGGTGAGACGCCCGCGCGGCGCGCCACATCGGACAGGGTCGCCATGGCCCGCCCCCTCGATCTGTTGACGGCGTTTCGTCGTGCCGGCTAGCGTCACGGTACCGCAGAGAAAGCCCTTTCCCGCAGGGAGGCCCGGCCGTGTCCGACAGCTTCGCGGTACTCCAACTCGACGAACTACCCGCCCGACGCTGCTCGTGTGGGACCACCCGCCGAGGCTTCATCGCCGAGAGCGACGGCCAGGCCAGCGTGCACCTGCTCCAGGTGCAGGACGCGGTCACCCACCACCACCGGGTCGCCACCGAGTACTACATCGTGCTCGCCGGTGAGGGCGAGGTCGAGTTGGACGGCGTCCGCCATCCCGCCCGACCGATGTCCGCGTTCCTGATCAAGCCGGGTTGCCGGCACCGGGCCATCGGCGACCTGACCGTGCTGCTGGTGTCGCTGCCGGCGGCGGACGACACCGACGAGTACTTCGATGACTGACCGGTCGGCTCCGCTGCCCGGTGGGATCGGGGTTTCCCGGCTGCGCGTCTACGACACGCTCGCCCCGGACGGGCTGGTCGGCGGCACCCCGCACGTGCACCTGTGCTGCACCGAGGGGTACGTGGTGACCGCCGGTGAGGGCACGGTGCAGACACTGACCGCCGCTGGTTTCCGGGAGACGCCACTGCGGCCGGGCGCTGTCGTGTGGTTCGAGCCCGGCACCGTGCACCGCCTGGTCAACGGGGGAGGGCTGACCATCGTGGTGCTCATGCAGAACAGCGGGTTGCCGGAGGCCGGTGACGCGGTCCTGACCTTCCCGCCCGACGTGCTGGCCGATCCGGCCGCGTACGCCGCCGCGGCGGCACTTCCCGACGGGGGAGCGCCGGGGGCGGACGTGCGGGCCGCGTACCGCCGACGTGATCTGGCGGTGACCGGGTTCCAGGCGCTGCGGTCCGGCGGGCCGGCGGCGCTGGCCGCCTTCCACGCCGCAGCGGTCGCGTTGCGCGAGCCGCTGCTGGCGCGGTGGCGGCAGCGTTGGGAGTCCGGCGCGGGTCGGGCCGCCGCCGCCACCGGCGCCCACCTCGACGCCCTGGAGCGGGGGGACCTGCGGCACCTGGGTGAGGCCGGGGTGTACGCGGTGGACGAGCCGGTCGAGCGGGGTCGGCTGGGCATGTGTGGCCTGCTGGACACCTACCCGGCGGCCAGCTGACGCCGTGCTTCGCGACGGTCCGGATCGGACCGCGGGTGCTCCACTCGGCTTCGTTGGAGTCGGGGTGTCCGAAGGCCGCCGACAGCCCGGTCCTCCGGATGCCGAGTCGATCTCGGGCGACGGGCGCCGGCTGGGTCGGCGATCGATGAATACATCGAGGAAAGGCCTTGCCTGGTGTGTGGGTGCCGCCTACGCTCCCAGGAAAGCGTTTGCCTGATCCGCCGACCGGCCCCGCTCCGCGAGCGCGCTGCCGGGACCCGAGGAGGTTCCGCGTGATCGAGAACTCTCTGGACGCGGCGGGCCAGCGGGCCGCCGCCGATCAGGCGGCCGGCGGACGGGAGGCCGGCTCCCCGTCGTCGCCCGGGTCGACCGCCGTACCCAGCGGTCGACCGTCCACGATGGCCGGTACGGCGGATGGCCGCCCGCCCCGCCCGACGCTCGGCCGTCGGGCGGCGGTCTTCGCCGACTCGCTCTGGCGTCCGGCGCTGGTGCTCGCGGTCCTGTTCGCCGCCTGGTGGTTCGTGGCCGCCCAGGAGTACGTCCCGAACTACCTGGTGCCCACACCCGGCCAGGTCGGGGAGACGATGACCGCTCAGTGGTCCGAACTGGCCCGACACACACTGGTCACCCTGTACGAGACGGTGCTCGGCTTCGTGCTGGCCGCCGCGTTGGGCCTCGCGACCGCGGTCGCCATCGCGTACTCCCGCACCCTGGACAAGGCGCTCTACCCGATCGTCCTGTTCGCACAGGTCATCCCGAAGATCGCCATCGCGCCACTGCTGGTGGTCTGGTTCGGCCTCGGCCTCACCCCGAAGATCATCCTGGCGGTGCTCATCGCGTTCTTCCCGGTGGTCATCTCCGGCGTGGCCGGCCTGCGCTCCACCGACCCGGAGCTGCTCGACCTGGCCGCCACCATGGGCGCCGGGCCGTGGCGCACCTTCCGCAAGATCCGCTTCCCGAACGCGTTGCCGCACCTCATGGCCGGTCTCAAGGTGGCGGTCACCCTCGCGGTGGTCGGTGCCGTGGTCGGTGAGTTCGTCGGCGCCAGCGAAGGACTCGGCTACGTCCTGTTGCTGGCCAACGGCAACCTCGACGCCCCGCTGCTGTTCGCCGACCTGATCCTGATGTCCGCCATCGGCATCGTCCTGTTCGTCCTGGTCGAGATCGCCGAGGCACTGCTCATCCCGTGGCACGCCAGTCGCCGGGCCGGCGTGTCCCTGACCACCTCCTGACCGACCCCATCACGGAGGCACCGATGAAACGCACCGCCACCACCATCCTGGTCACCGCCGCCCTCCTGGTCGCCGCCACCGGCTGCGGTGGGGACGACCCCGCCGGCACCACCGGCGCGGACGGCAGGAAGCAGGTCACCCTGACCCTGAACTGGGTGCCCTACGGCGAGCACGCCCCGTTCTACTACGGCCTGCAGAACGGCTACTACTCCGCCGAGGGCATCGACCTGAAGATCCTGCCGGGCAACGGCTCGGGCAACACGGTCAAGCAGGTCGCGCAGAAGCAGACCGACTTCGGCTGGGCCGACAGCCCCGTGCTGCTCAAGTCGGTGGCCACCGGGATGCCGGTGCGCAGCCTCGGCGCGTACCTGGAGAAGGGCCCCTCCTCGGTGGAGTTCTTCTCCGAGAAGACCATCAGGACCCCGGCGGATCTCAAGGGCAAGACCGTCGGGGGCACCCCCGGCGACGCCCTCTACGCGACCTTCCCGGCCTGGCTGGAGAAGAACGGCCTGAAGAAGGACGACGTCAAGGTCGTCAACGTCGACGCCGCCGGCAAGATCGCCGCCCTGGCCGAGGGCAGGGTCGACGCCATCATGGGCTTCTTCCACGACCAGGCGCCCACCATCGAGAGCAAGACCGGTAAGAAGGTCGACGTCCTGCTCTTCGCCGACTACGGGATGAACCTGCTCGGCACCGGTCTGATCGCCAACACCCAGACCCTGCAGAAGGACCCGGAGTTGGCCCGCAAGTTCGTCAGGGCCACCCAGAAGTCCTGGGCCGACGCCGCCCGCGACCCGGCCGGCGCGGTGACCGCGATGGCCGCGCTCGCCGAGAACGAGCCGGCGCCCGAGGTGCTCACCAAGCAACTCACCCTCGTGCTGCCGCTGCTCGGCGGCGAAGGACCGCCCGGGGTGAACACCGAGGCCCAGTGGACCGAGACCATCGACCTGATGTCCCGCTACGCGGAGCTGAAGGACCCGGGCGCGCCCGACGCGTACTGGGACTCCTCGTACGCGAAGCAGGGGTGACCCGGTGACCGCCGCGCCGGCAGCCACCGGCACCGCCATCGGGATGTCCGGGGTGACCGTACGATTCACGTCCCGCTGGTCCCAGACCACCGCCCTGGACGACGTGTCGCTGGACATCGAGCCCGGCGAGTTCGTCACGATCGTCGGCCCGTCCGGCTGCGGCAAGTCGACCCTCCTGAAGATCGTCGCCGGGCTGGTCACCCCGACCAGCGGCGCGGTGTCGCTGTTGCAGCGCCCGGTCCGCGGCCCGCAGAAGGAGATCGGCTTCGTCTTCCAGAAGGCCGCGCTGCTGGAGTGGCGCGGTGCCCGGGCCAACATCCTGCTCCAGGCCGAGATGCGCGGCATGGACCGGGCGCAGGCGTCCCGCCGGGCCGACGAGCTGATCGAGATGACCGGTCTGACCGGCTTCGAGAAGGCACTTCCACACGAGTTGTCCGGCGGCATGCAGCAGCGGGTGGCGCTCTGTCGTGCGCTGCTGCACTCCCCGCCGGTGCTGCTCATGGACGAGCCGTTCGGCGCGCTGGACGCCCTGACCCGGGAGCAGATGAACGCCGAACTGCACCGGATCTGGCGGGAGACCGGCACCACCGTCGTGCTGGTCACCCACTCCATCGCCGAGGCGGTCTTCCTCGGCACCCGGGTCGTGGTGATGAGCCCCCGGCCCGGCCGGATCATCCGCACCTTCCCGGTCGACCTGCCGGCGCACCGCGACTACGCGTCGGTGATGTCGGATCCCCGCTTCGACCGGCTCGCCACCGACCTGCGTGGGTTGCTCGGCAGCGCGGCCGCCAACCACTGAGCGCGGATCGGCACGACCAGCACGACGGAAGGAACACCATGACCCGCAGGTCGATCGGCATCATCGTCAACGGTGTGACCGGAAGGATGGGCTACCGCCAGCACCTCGTCCGGTCCTTGCTGGCCATCCGTGCGTCCGGCGGCGTGACGCTGGCCGACGGCACGACCGCCTGGCCGGAGCCGGTCCTGGTCGGGCGTAACGAGACGAAGCTCCGCGAGA
Coding sequences within:
- a CDS encoding ABC transporter ATP-binding protein; this encodes MSGVTVRFTSRWSQTTALDDVSLDIEPGEFVTIVGPSGCGKSTLLKIVAGLVTPTSGAVSLLQRPVRGPQKEIGFVFQKAALLEWRGARANILLQAEMRGMDRAQASRRADELIEMTGLTGFEKALPHELSGGMQQRVALCRALLHSPPVLLMDEPFGALDALTREQMNAELHRIWRETGTTVVLVTHSIAEAVFLGTRVVVMSPRPGRIIRTFPVDLPAHRDYASVMSDPRFDRLATDLRGLLGSAAANH